The DNA sequence GAAGTTTGTCAAATGTCGATGTTTTGTCTATTGAAAGACATCTGTTCTCGATGCATGAGGTTTCCCCTTGAGACGGCGGAGACTCTTAGTGGTATGATGATATGAGTTTTTATAGTATATGGGGGCTTACAGGGGGGATTTATATTAAAGGTATAGGAGTATCTTCCGGTATAGCTATCGGCAGAGTGTTCGTCGATTGGAAGGAACAGGTAGAGATCGAAAAAGAGTACGTGGACGATGTCGAGGTGGAGCTGGATCGTCTTAACGCGGCCATAGAGGTTGCAGGTCAGGAGATCAAGGATCTCTATGACGATGTCTCCTCCCGCTTGGGTAGAGACGAGGTGGAGATGTTCGCCACTCACGGTATGATGATAGAGGATTCCGAGTTTATCGGACAGATAAAGGGTCGGATAATAACGGAAAACGTAAACGCCGAATGGGCCGTACGTTCTGTAGCCGATAAGTTCATTCAGGTCTTTGAGGATATGGATGACGACTATCTCAAGGCCAAAGCCGACGATGTAAAGGATGTAGCTACAAGGATGTGTCGTCTTTTACTTCACATAGAGGGTAGCGATCTGAGCAATTTGAGGGAGAAGTCCATCGTGGTAGCTAAGGCTTTCACCGCGTCCGAGATAGTTCAGATGAACAGGGATAAGGTCCTGGGAGTTGTCTCTCAGGAGGGAACTTTGACCTCTCATGCGGTCATCATGGCTCGAAGTTGGGGGGTACCGGCTGTTATAGACGTTTCCAATGTCTTGGACGTAGTGGAGACCGGGGACATGATAGTGGTCGACGGTAGCGAGGGAGTGGTAATACTCAATCCCGACGAGGATACCCTTCACATTTACAGCGAAAAACAGCGGGAGTTTGTCGATTTTTCGAAAAAGCTTTCCCAGATGGCCGGGAAGTCCACTGAAAGCGAGGACGGTTACCCCATTAAGTTGTACGCTAACGCGGATACGGGCAGGGATGTGCAGGGTGCTCTCAAAAACGGTGTTAGTGGAATAGGCCTTTTCAGGACAGAGAGGCTCTACATGGACAGGGATAGATTGCCGACCGAGGGGGAGCAGTTCGGTCTTTATAAAAAGGCCGTCCAGGAAATGGGAGGCAAGACTGTTATATTCAGGACCCTGGATATCGGCTGTGATAAGATTCCTGGATATTTGAACGTTCCGGATGAGGATAATCCTGCGTTAGGTTACAGAGCGATAAGATTATCCCTGGCCAGGGCAGATATCTTTAGAATCCAGCTTAAAGCGCTTCTCCGATCCAGCGCTTTTGGAAAGGCCAAGATAATGTTTCCCATGATCTCCGGTATTGAGGAGCTCAGATTGGCCAAGGGAGTTCTTGAGGATGTCAAAAACGATCTGAGAAAGGACGGAGTTCCCTTCAATCCGGAAATAGAGGTTGGCGTTATGATAGAGGTGCCTGCCGCAGCGGTGGTATCGGACCTTATCGCCGAAGAAGTGGATTTCATGAGTATTGGTACCAACGATCTCATCCAATATACCTTAGCGGTGGATCGTACCAACCGTAACCTATCCCATCTCTTCAGCCCATTTCATCCTGCAGTTCTTCGTTTGGTCAAGATGACTATAGATAACTGCAGAAAAGCCGGGGTAAAGGTGAGTCTGTGCGGAGAGATGGCAAGCGATTCTCTTTTGATCCCCGTTCTTATGGGCATGGGGCTTGAGAGATTCAGCATGAACGTGGATTCCATTCTAAAGGCCCGATGGATAATTTCTCAGCTTGGCAAAAAAAACATGGAGGATACTCTGTCGGAAATATGGGGATTGACTACGGCTAAGGATGTGCGCCGTTTCTGCGAGGATCGATTCGGATCCCTCAAGAAGGCTTTCTGACGGAGAACTATAAAGGGGTAGGCCCTATCCTAGGATAGGGCCTACCCCTTTATAGTCACCTATAAAAATCACGTCCAAGTTTCCTCCATCAGGCGGTTTTTACGGGGCTTCCGATGTGTCGAGGTGAGGCTTGGGCGGTACATACACGGGTTCTTTGTCTTTCGAGCTATCCTGAAGAGGTATTTCCACTATCTTCACTGTAGGGATGCCCGGCCCTTCCGGTTCTCCTGTCAGTTCTTTTACGGGAGGGATGGGAACTACCTTGACCGGGGTCCTGTCAGAGGTCCCCTGCGGAGGCAGTACGATTTTTCTCGCTCCCATTGCCGAGAATCCTGGAACGGTCTGTATCGTTTCTTTCTGTGTATTTATTAGATTGTCGTTGGGGCCAGGATCAGATGAGGTAGGGTGAGGTATTGGGGTTGGTCTCGCTTCGACGTGGTCTCTGTATATATCCCTGCCGGGGGCTATAACCGGAAGCGCCTGTCTATATGCTTTCCTCGATCTATCCCATAGAGGTATGGCTTCGCCTTTTTCCCTGTTTTGGAGAACCCTGGATAGCTGAGGGAACTCGGGATCTATCTCCAGGACTTTAGTGAAGGCTCTTTGGGATTCCTGAAGTTTACCCATGCCTTGAAGGCCTTTGGCGAGCCAGTACCAGCCGTCGCTCGAATCTGGACGCTGTTCCAGGTAGGCCTGGAGGTAATCGACTCCTCTGTGGTAGAGTCCAGCCTCTATCATCTGTTGTCCTCCCCGCCAGGCCTGCTCCATTACTATGTCCGTTTTATCTGCTCCGTGTAAGGATGTAGTAGTTGCCGAGAGCAAGATTAAGATATAAAAAACTCGAGTTATTCCGTTCAACGTCAGATCCTCCTGTCTACTTGTGTTTTATGTATAGAGGCATGACTACCAGATCCTTTAACTTTATCGGTTCGTCCTTGTCCTCTTTCACTACCTCTACGATCGCTTCGTGGCTCTGTACCTTGAGAACCTTTACGGTTCCGCCTTCCGTCGGTAGGATTACGACCGGCCTTTCCGGGTCTACCGTATCGTATCTATCGCTTCTCATCACCTTCAGGAGATCTCCCTCTCGGACTCCCTCTACCATCCCTAAGCTGATGATATATCTTCTCCTTTTGGGAGGACGTTTTTTTAGTTCATCTTTCGTAGGCGATATTATCCGTCCTATCATCTTATAACCGGATATACCGTCGAATAAGACATCTCTGCTTTTTCGGAGGGCTTTTTTGAATGCGTTCCAGTAGGGTGTTCCCCTAAAGGACTTCCAGAGAGGTTTTCTCATCGGTTGTTCGTCATCTTTAGGATCTGGAAAGAGTTGCCAGAAGTCCAGTCCTCTTGGGAACATCTTGTTCACCGGTAGGAGATCCAGAGGGCGGAGGAACAACAGTTTCCCGCTCTCCGGTTGATGGGTCAGATAGAAGATCCTACCATCCCCAGGAGAGAAGGTAAAACGTCTGTCCTCGCCTGCGATGGAGGATGCGTAGGAGAGTTGTCTGGTAACTCCGTCGAATATCTCCATCCTGAGAGCGACGTAGGCCATCCTATCGGATCCCAGATGTTTTCTGTCGGTCATCTTTAGCCTGTAGAAATGGAGCCTTATGCCGATGTCGGCATAAGGGGCACCACCTCTAAGCCAATAAGGTTCTTCCTCTTTTGTAAGAGTTATGATCCTGGCATATGGATATTCCATCAATAGGGCGACGAATTCCTCCGTGATTTTTTGATCGAAGACGTCGAGCGGGTAGTATTTGCTTTCCCATACCTCTATAGGGGTATCGTTTATCACTGGAAGCACGGCGATCTCGATTCCCGGAGTATCCAGCACGTTCCCCCTGGCATCGGAAGGAGCTAGGGCGAGCGTCGAATAAGACAGGATGATGCAGAGAATCAGCTTTATGGAACGATGTAGGATCATGGTTTACTTCCTCTCTTCCTGGGTACGGACGTCTTCTTATTGTATCGTCAGATTCAGCTCTTCGTTTAAATCTCCGAAGAATTCGTCCAGATCTCCCTCTATTCTGAGATCGATCCTTTCGGGAGGGAGGTACGCTTCCGAAACCTCTCCTTTGTTTACCACGACGATTCTGCCTGTGCAACAGGAGGGTAGCAGAGCAGCGGGAACCACGGTCAAGGACGATCCCAACACGAAGAGCAGGTCTGCCTGAGAGATTATGGAGCGACTTTCCTCCAGATGTTTTACGTTTTCTCCGAAGAAGACTATGTCCGGTTTTATCACTCCGCCGCATTTTTCGCAGTGAGGGATATCCTCCTCCATGGTCTTTTTCCAGGATGTCTCGTAGTCGTAGCTTTTTCCGCAGGAGAGACAGGTGCTTTTCCAGATTCCGCCGTGTATCTCCAAGACGTTTTTAGATCCGGCCTTATGATGGAGTGCATCGATATTTTGGGTCACTATGCCTTTTAAGCTTCCTTCTCTTTCGAGAGCGGTGAGAAAACGATGGGTATAGCTGGGGGATACATCCTCCAGGGCCTTCAGAAATTCTCTGTGAAACTTGAAGAAAAAAGCTGGGTCTCTGGAGAAGAAATCAATGTCGAATATCCTTTCCGGATCGACATCGTATTTTCTTTTATATATGCCGTTAGGCCCTCTGAAGTCGGGGATGCCTGAACTGGTCG is a window from the Dethiosulfovibrio russensis genome containing:
- the ptsP gene encoding phosphoenolpyruvate--protein phosphotransferase, with translation MSFYSIWGLTGGIYIKGIGVSSGIAIGRVFVDWKEQVEIEKEYVDDVEVELDRLNAAIEVAGQEIKDLYDDVSSRLGRDEVEMFATHGMMIEDSEFIGQIKGRIITENVNAEWAVRSVADKFIQVFEDMDDDYLKAKADDVKDVATRMCRLLLHIEGSDLSNLREKSIVVAKAFTASEIVQMNRDKVLGVVSQEGTLTSHAVIMARSWGVPAVIDVSNVLDVVETGDMIVVDGSEGVVILNPDEDTLHIYSEKQREFVDFSKKLSQMAGKSTESEDGYPIKLYANADTGRDVQGALKNGVSGIGLFRTERLYMDRDRLPTEGEQFGLYKKAVQEMGGKTVIFRTLDIGCDKIPGYLNVPDEDNPALGYRAIRLSLARADIFRIQLKALLRSSAFGKAKIMFPMISGIEELRLAKGVLEDVKNDLRKDGVPFNPEIEVGVMIEVPAAAVVSDLIAEEVDFMSIGTNDLIQYTLAVDRTNRNLSHLFSPFHPAVLRLVKMTIDNCRKAGVKVSLCGEMASDSLLIPVLMGMGLERFSMNVDSILKARWIISQLGKKNMEDTLSEIWGLTTAKDVRRFCEDRFGSLKKAF
- a CDS encoding tetratricopeptide repeat protein, producing the protein MIEAGLYHRGVDYLQAYLEQRPDSSDGWYWLAKGLQGMGKLQESQRAFTKVLEIDPEFPQLSRVLQNREKGEAIPLWDRSRKAYRQALPVIAPGRDIYRDHVEARPTPIPHPTSSDPGPNDNLINTQKETIQTVPGFSAMGARKIVLPPQGTSDRTPVKVVPIPPVKELTGEPEGPGIPTVKIVEIPLQDSSKDKEPVYVPPKPHLDTSEAP
- a CDS encoding FlgT C-terminal domain-containing protein, which translates into the protein MILHRSIKLILCIILSYSTLALAPSDARGNVLDTPGIEIAVLPVINDTPIEVWESKYYPLDVFDQKITEEFVALLMEYPYARIITLTKEEEPYWLRGGAPYADIGIRLHFYRLKMTDRKHLGSDRMAYVALRMEIFDGVTRQLSYASSIAGEDRRFTFSPGDGRIFYLTHQPESGKLLFLRPLDLLPVNKMFPRGLDFWQLFPDPKDDEQPMRKPLWKSFRGTPYWNAFKKALRKSRDVLFDGISGYKMIGRIISPTKDELKKRPPKRRRYIISLGMVEGVREGDLLKVMRSDRYDTVDPERPVVILPTEGGTVKVLKVQSHEAIVEVVKEDKDEPIKLKDLVVMPLYIKHK
- a CDS encoding SIR2 family NAD-dependent protein deacylase is translated as MKNNHETILKCTSMVREAKSIAVLSGAGVSTSSGIPDFRGPNGIYKRKYDVDPERIFDIDFFSRDPAFFFKFHREFLKALEDVSPSYTHRFLTALEREGSLKGIVTQNIDALHHKAGSKNVLEIHGGIWKSTCLSCGKSYDYETSWKKTMEEDIPHCEKCGGVIKPDIVFFGENVKHLEESRSIISQADLLFVLGSSLTVVPAALLPSCCTGRIVVVNKGEVSEAYLPPERIDLRIEGDLDEFFGDLNEELNLTIQ